The Sorex araneus isolate mSorAra2 chromosome 5, mSorAra2.pri, whole genome shotgun sequence genome has a segment encoding these proteins:
- the LOC101538848 gene encoding protein S100-A12, with the protein MTKLEDYLEGIVNIFHQYSVREGHADTLTKGDLRKLINKEMANILSQSKDPDSIDKIFQDLDADQDGQVNFEEFANLVITVLQTAHENIHKP; encoded by the exons ATGACAAAGTTGGAAGACTACCTGGAGGGAATCGTCAACATCTTCCACCAATACTCAGTCCGAGAGGGGCATGCTGACACTCTCACCAAGGGTGATCTGAGGAAGCTGATCAACAAGGAAATGGCAAACATCCTCAGC CAATCCAAAGATCCAGATTCTATTGACAAGATATTCCAAGATCTGGATGCGGATCAAGATGGGCAGGTCAACTTTGAAGAATTTGCAAACCTGGTGATCACCGTGCTACAGACAGCCCATGAGAATATACACAAACCATAG
- the S100A9 gene encoding protein S100-A9 yields MASRMEASIENIINTFHQYSTRLKHPDTLNYAEFKDLVKKELPNFLKQKNRDEAALKDIMEDLDTNADKQLSFEEFTMLVAKLVVASHEEMHKNTPKGPGHSHGPGLGEARQGHGRGHCH; encoded by the exons ATGGCATCGCGGATGGAGGCCAGCATAGAGAACATTATCAACACCTTCCATCAGTACTCCACCAGGCTGAAGCACCCGGACACCCTGAACTACGCTGAGTTCAAAGACCTGGTCAAAAAGGAGCTGCCGAACTTCCTCAAG CAAAAGAACAGGGACGAGGCCGCCCTCAAAGACATCATGGAGGACCTGGATACGAATGCAGACAAGCAGCTGAGCTTCGAGGAGTTCACCATGTTGGTGGCAAAGTTGGTTGTCGCCTCCCATGAGGAGATGCACAAGAACACTCCCAAAGGGCCTGGCCACAGCCATGGGCCGGGGCTCGGGGAGGCGCGTCAAGGCCATGGACGTGGCCATTGCCACTAA